One stretch of Desulfovibrionales bacterium DNA includes these proteins:
- the rsmH gene encoding 16S rRNA (cytosine(1402)-N(4))-methyltransferase RsmH, whose amino-acid sequence MREEVLHHLDCHPGGIYVDGTVGMGGHSAAILERIKPDGILVGIDWDEDSLHIAREHLTPFGNRVILVKGNFADLPLIAQELKIEKVDGVLLDLGISSYHLEQSGRGFSFKQDEILDMRIDKQNPLTARHIVNRFPERELEKIIKEFGEERWARRIAKVIGRQREREPLNTAVQLASLVASAIPRKFHPVNIHPATRTFQALRIAVNRELENLARAIQGVVSLLKPGGRVCIISFHSLEDRIVKRKFQEMEQTGLMGERPVLRRITRKPIIPSPEECAANPRARSAKLRVAERLAA is encoded by the coding sequence ATGCGTGAGGAAGTCCTTCATCATCTGGACTGTCATCCTGGCGGCATATATGTGGATGGAACCGTAGGCATGGGAGGTCACTCCGCGGCTATATTGGAAAGAATCAAACCTGATGGGATCCTGGTCGGTATTGACTGGGATGAGGACTCTCTGCATATAGCGCGTGAGCATTTAACCCCCTTCGGCAACCGTGTTATCCTGGTAAAAGGGAATTTTGCCGACTTGCCGCTTATAGCGCAAGAGCTGAAGATTGAAAAGGTTGACGGGGTATTGCTGGATCTGGGCATTTCTTCTTATCATCTGGAGCAGAGCGGCCGTGGGTTCAGCTTTAAACAGGATGAAATACTTGATATGCGCATAGACAAACAAAATCCATTGACCGCCCGGCATATTGTCAACCGTTTCCCTGAGAGAGAACTGGAGAAGATTATAAAGGAATTCGGAGAAGAAAGGTGGGCGCGGAGGATTGCCAAGGTAATCGGCCGACAGCGGGAAAGAGAGCCGCTTAACACCGCCGTACAACTGGCTTCGCTGGTTGCTTCGGCCATACCGCGCAAGTTCCATCCTGTCAATATTCATCCGGCCACACGTACGTTTCAGGCCTTGCGGATCGCGGTCAACCGGGAATTAGAGAATCTGGCCCGTGCGATACAGGGTGTTGTCAGTCTCCTCAAGCCGGGGGGGCGGGTCTGCATTATTTCCTTTCACTCCCTCGAAGATAGAATTGTCAAAAGAAAATTCCAGGAGATGGAACAGACCGGACTCATGGGTGAACGGCCTGTGTTGCGTCGGATTACACGTAAACCCATTATTCCGTCACCTGAGGAATGTGCCGCTAACCCGCGGGCCCGCAGCGCTAAGTTAAGGGTGGCGGAGCGACTCGCGGCTTAA
- a CDS encoding cell division protein FtsL translates to MSNVSTIRLPKRAFIGNLTVGKKAKHKTARLSLPGGKIALACSLAICLLSLVALGSTITESESQGIVAERQNKKLLSENHRLQQEWKYLKSPARIEQSAKCELGLQRPSKEQLVIIR, encoded by the coding sequence ATGTCTAATGTTTCCACCATTCGCCTGCCCAAAAGGGCATTTATCGGAAACCTGACCGTCGGAAAGAAGGCTAAACACAAGACCGCCAGGTTATCCTTGCCCGGCGGGAAAATTGCCCTGGCGTGCAGCCTGGCGATATGTCTCCTGTCACTTGTGGCATTAGGAAGCACGATTACAGAAAGCGAGTCACAGGGAATCGTTGCCGAGAGACAAAATAAGAAACTTCTAAGCGAAAATCACAGATTACAGCAGGAATGGAAATATCTAAAATCTCCGGCACGGATAGAACAATCGGCAAAATGTGAACTGGGATTGCAACGTCCATCCAAAGAACAACTTGTGATTATTAGATGA
- a CDS encoding penicillin-binding transpeptidase domain-containing protein, which yields MKRETGKRKNYVPYIIILAILISGSGILLARAFHAGEQDKKIPGHGHTPEPAVSLAPYRGGIFDRSYRELAVTASAYSVYAYPLDVDDPAQTAAALSNTLRINEEDLLKMLECEKAFVWIARRVASHQAEMIKNLKLKGIHFINENCRLYPRNSLAAQIIGFADTDGHGIEGLESAYDDLLCSTPLSLQKKCDESTRLTFNGGVTEVNAGKGNNIILTVDSNIQAMAERGFCPVPAKDNIVKAGAIIVMDIKSGAVLAMANYPSYNLNTFWEADASLRRNRAVTDIYELGELAGFFGTAAAIEEQTLREKSGVPAIQGLDNATHVSHGDTKDNEKDLSESPHTPSPEFLYNFLLKLGFGNKTGICLPAENSGTLPPYSQYQGDISAFYRGEGITATPLQLITAFGAILNRGVFMPPHVVSKVTDSEGKLIKEYQCAPVRQACTPETSEKISAILRTQQGKEDKNFILLTACNYVRPPAGISSPDDPSLDNSSRVDYIKYLLGGVPAHNPKVAILMIIEGAPGEEEVRTKIEHRIKDIAYASLRVLSRPRAKAPGSYREKRDRRYAGRENKAQNSCRQAAAPAAKAMVMPNVRGKSMREALYMLQGYDVSLVVTGSGVAVCQSPAPGTKLRKNSRCVIEFKPSS from the coding sequence ATGAAAAGGGAAACCGGTAAGCGTAAGAATTATGTCCCCTATATTATTATTCTGGCGATCCTTATATCAGGGTCGGGCATTCTATTAGCCCGTGCCTTTCATGCAGGCGAACAGGATAAGAAAATTCCGGGGCATGGCCACACCCCGGAACCTGCCGTATCCCTTGCTCCTTATCGAGGCGGCATTTTCGACCGGAGCTACAGAGAGCTGGCTGTAACCGCTAGCGCCTACTCCGTTTATGCCTATCCTCTGGATGTTGACGATCCGGCCCAGACGGCGGCCGCCCTTTCCAACACACTCAGAATCAATGAAGAAGATCTACTTAAGATGCTCGAGTGTGAGAAGGCCTTTGTATGGATAGCCCGTCGTGTGGCCTCCCATCAGGCAGAGATGATAAAGAATCTCAAGCTCAAGGGTATCCATTTTATTAATGAAAACTGCCGCCTTTATCCCCGGAACAGCCTGGCCGCTCAGATTATAGGCTTTGCCGATACGGATGGTCACGGCATAGAGGGATTAGAGTCAGCCTATGATGATCTCCTGTGCAGCACCCCTTTGTCGCTTCAGAAGAAGTGCGACGAGTCAACCCGCTTGACATTCAATGGCGGGGTAACAGAGGTTAATGCCGGCAAGGGCAATAATATTATTCTGACTGTGGATAGCAACATTCAGGCCATGGCGGAGAGGGGGTTTTGTCCGGTTCCGGCCAAAGATAATATAGTTAAAGCAGGGGCCATTATTGTCATGGATATTAAGAGCGGGGCCGTATTGGCTATGGCCAATTATCCATCTTACAATCTTAACACCTTCTGGGAGGCTGATGCCTCGCTGCGCAGGAATCGGGCCGTCACTGATATATATGAGCTGGGTGAACTGGCCGGTTTTTTTGGAACGGCGGCGGCAATTGAAGAGCAGACTTTAAGAGAAAAATCCGGTGTTCCGGCCATACAGGGGCTTGATAATGCAACACACGTGTCGCATGGCGATACAAAGGACAATGAAAAAGATCTCTCTGAATCCCCCCACACCCCTTCGCCGGAGTTTCTATATAATTTTCTTCTCAAGCTCGGATTCGGCAATAAGACGGGTATCTGTCTGCCTGCCGAAAATAGCGGCACTTTGCCGCCTTATAGCCAATATCAGGGCGATATATCCGCATTTTACCGGGGTGAAGGGATTACGGCAACTCCCCTTCAGCTCATTACTGCCTTCGGGGCTATCTTAAACCGCGGCGTGTTTATGCCGCCTCACGTGGTCTCAAAGGTAACCGACAGCGAAGGTAAGTTAATAAAAGAATATCAGTGCGCTCCGGTAAGGCAGGCATGCACGCCGGAGACATCTGAAAAAATAAGCGCCATCCTTAGAACTCAGCAAGGCAAAGAGGATAAAAACTTTATCTTGCTTACAGCTTGCAATTATGTCCGGCCCCCCGCCGGTATTTCATCCCCGGACGATCCCTCTCTCGACAATTCGTCCCGGGTTGATTATATTAAATACTTATTGGGGGGCGTGCCGGCTCATAATCCTAAGGTAGCTATACTGATGATAATCGAAGGAGCCCCTGGGGAAGAGGAAGTAAGGACAAAAATAGAACACCGGATAAAAGATATAGCCTATGCCTCTCTTAGAGTATTAAGCCGTCCCCGGGCAAAAGCGCCTGGTTCATATAGAGAAAAAAGAGACCGGAGGTACGCCGGAAGAGAGAATAAGGCTCAGAATAGCTGCAGGCAGGCCGCGGCCCCGGCTGCAAAGGCCATGGTTATGCCGAACGTACGGGGCAAATCCATGCGGGAAGCCCTGTATATGCTTCAGGGATATGACGTCTCTCTGGTAGTCACCGGTTCCGGAGTTGCGGTTTGTCAATCACCGGCGCCGGGAACAAAGCTAAGAAAGAATTCTCGTTGTGTAATAGAATTCAAGCCGTCTTCATAG
- a CDS encoding UDP-N-acetylmuramoyl-L-alanyl-D-glutamate--2,6-diaminopimelate ligase, whose product MLLTQLIGSIDKKLTEGLPDIEIADVAYDSRKVSQGSLFVAISGAKTDGHAYIHDAISRGAKAVVVQNGFKLNSTPAGLSIIRVPNTRQALACIAGAYYGDITKRLCLVGITGTNGKTTTSYLVESVLRAAGFSTGVIGTVNYRFGCEVLKAPFTTPESLELQKLLRRMADQKITHVVMEVSSHALDQERVTSCRFDVAVYTNLSRDHLDYHHDLEDYFHCKERLFTTVLEESRGAKRPCSVINIDDPWGRELLKTQRDLLLTYGLREHGSDITARNMSFTLDGIEAEIITPKGTFNLHSKLLGEYNLYNMLAATGVGLALGLSRGVIKKGIEALSAVPGRMDRIDNDCKATVLVDYAHTPDALEKVLSAVQALNPKRLISVFGCGGNRDQGKRPIMGRIAAQFSRIVIITSDNPRDEDPLEIIRHIEEGIKGSPLRRVEPDSILAGPLETGYVIMPERREAIRLASRLARPGDAIVIAGKGHEDYQIVRGNILSFDDRTEVRHAFGSLS is encoded by the coding sequence ATGCTACTGACCCAATTAATAGGATCGATCGACAAAAAGCTCACGGAAGGCCTGCCGGATATTGAGATTGCCGATGTCGCCTATGACTCCCGGAAGGTAAGCCAGGGGAGCCTTTTTGTGGCTATTTCCGGGGCAAAGACCGATGGGCACGCCTATATCCATGACGCTATCAGTCGCGGGGCTAAGGCCGTGGTAGTGCAAAACGGTTTTAAACTGAATTCCACTCCTGCCGGCTTAAGCATAATCAGGGTTCCCAATACCCGCCAGGCCCTGGCCTGCATCGCCGGCGCCTACTATGGAGACATAACAAAGAGATTGTGCCTTGTGGGTATTACCGGCACTAATGGAAAGACGACCACATCTTACCTGGTAGAATCTGTTTTAAGAGCCGCTGGTTTTTCTACCGGGGTTATCGGAACGGTCAATTATCGCTTTGGATGTGAGGTGCTGAAGGCGCCTTTTACCACACCTGAGTCCCTGGAGTTGCAAAAGCTCCTCCGCCGGATGGCTGATCAGAAGATAACGCACGTGGTTATGGAGGTGTCATCTCACGCCCTGGATCAGGAGAGGGTTACGTCCTGCCGGTTTGATGTGGCGGTCTATACCAATTTATCGCGGGATCACCTGGATTATCATCACGACCTGGAAGATTATTTCCACTGTAAGGAAAGGCTTTTTACCACAGTTTTGGAGGAGAGCAGAGGGGCGAAGCGACCTTGCTCAGTTATCAATATCGACGATCCCTGGGGCAGGGAGTTGCTCAAGACCCAGCGGGACCTTCTTTTGACCTATGGATTAAGAGAGCATGGGTCAGATATAACGGCACGGAACATGTCTTTTACCCTGGATGGGATCGAGGCCGAGATAATTACCCCCAAGGGGACCTTCAACCTGCATTCAAAACTCCTGGGTGAGTACAACCTTTACAATATGCTGGCGGCCACAGGGGTAGGGTTGGCCCTGGGCCTTTCACGCGGAGTTATAAAAAAAGGGATAGAGGCATTGAGCGCTGTGCCGGGGCGTATGGATCGCATTGATAATGACTGTAAGGCCACGGTCCTGGTAGACTATGCCCATACCCCGGATGCCCTGGAAAAGGTCTTAAGCGCCGTACAGGCCCTTAATCCTAAAAGGCTTATCAGTGTATTTGGTTGCGGCGGCAATCGCGACCAGGGCAAAAGGCCCATTATGGGGCGGATAGCCGCCCAATTCAGCCGGATAGTAATAATAACTTCAGACAACCCCCGGGATGAAGATCCTCTGGAGATTATCAGGCATATTGAAGAAGGGATAAAGGGATCTCCTTTGCGGCGGGTTGAGCCGGATAGCATCCTGGCCGGCCCGCTTGAGACGGGCTATGTCATTATGCCTGAACGACGTGAGGCTATCAGACTGGCCTCGCGCCTGGCCCGGCCGGGAGATGCCATCGTCATTGCCGGCAAAGGCCATGAAGACTATCAGATCGTAAGGGGGAATATTTTATCCTTTGACGATCGGACGGAGGTGAGGCATGCCTTTGGCAGTCTGTCTTGA
- a CDS encoding UDP-N-acetylmuramoyl-tripeptide--D-alanyl-D-alanine ligase has translation MPLAVCLDTGRDMRRLTALDVLYATKGMLLQGGTAVSFNRTAIDSRTAKEGDLFLCLKGERFDGHDFVPEALAKGVSGILVRKGWWSEQAGRNLFTPAVVIEADDTLTALGDIASFWRRANPVQVVAITGSSGKTTTKEMTAGILAKCLNVAKTMGNFNNLVGLPLSLLAVKPTDKVAVLEMGMNRLGEIERLAQIARPDIGVITNVQMAHLEGLKTIEGVARAKGELYAALDEEDMAVFNVDDPHVLNLAQKCRARKLGFGFGPGAEVTAREIISRPEGTLSFSLVSHEGAAQVTLQTPARHNITNALAASAVALAMGVDIKTIKEALEEFRPATNRLELIKLPQGMTVINDTYNANPGSMRAALETLKEIKGSSPGIAVLGDMLELGEQTAEAHRSIGRYIAGLGIEYLIVMGEFAPAFIAEGAVSGGMDKGRILTASSHEEAVRIIRQKTSGHDFVLVKGSRRMRMEEIVKGLRGEA, from the coding sequence ATGCCTTTGGCAGTCTGTCTTGATACCGGGCGGGATATGAGAAGGCTGACGGCCTTAGATGTATTGTATGCTACAAAAGGGATGCTGCTCCAGGGTGGCACGGCCGTTTCTTTTAACCGTACGGCCATAGATTCCCGCACGGCAAAAGAAGGAGATCTTTTTCTGTGCCTGAAGGGGGAACGTTTTGACGGCCATGACTTTGTGCCGGAAGCGTTAGCTAAAGGGGTAAGCGGTATTTTAGTCCGTAAAGGCTGGTGGTCTGAGCAGGCCGGCCGGAACCTTTTTACTCCGGCCGTGGTCATTGAGGCGGATGATACCTTAACCGCCTTAGGCGACATCGCCTCTTTCTGGCGCCGCGCCAATCCTGTGCAGGTGGTAGCCATTACCGGATCCAGCGGCAAGACCACCACCAAGGAGATGACCGCCGGTATCCTGGCTAAATGCCTTAATGTGGCCAAGACCATGGGTAACTTTAACAACCTTGTCGGATTGCCTCTGTCACTCCTGGCGGTCAAGCCCACGGATAAAGTAGCCGTCCTGGAGATGGGCATGAACAGACTCGGGGAAATAGAACGGCTGGCTCAGATTGCGAGGCCGGATATAGGGGTAATTACCAATGTGCAGATGGCTCACCTGGAGGGTCTTAAAACTATAGAAGGGGTAGCCAGGGCCAAAGGCGAACTTTATGCCGCTCTGGATGAGGAGGATATGGCCGTATTTAATGTGGATGACCCCCATGTTTTGAATCTGGCTCAAAAATGCAGGGCGCGTAAGCTAGGTTTTGGGTTTGGTCCCGGGGCGGAGGTTACCGCCCGGGAGATTATATCCCGACCGGAAGGGACGCTAAGTTTCTCTTTGGTGTCACATGAAGGGGCTGCCCAAGTAACCCTACAGACGCCGGCGAGGCACAACATCACAAATGCACTTGCCGCAAGCGCTGTGGCATTGGCTATGGGCGTGGATATCAAGACTATCAAAGAAGCCCTGGAAGAATTCCGTCCGGCAACGAACCGGTTAGAGCTTATCAAACTTCCCCAGGGAATGACCGTAATAAATGACACGTATAACGCCAATCCGGGCTCTATGCGGGCCGCTCTGGAAACCCTTAAAGAGATCAAAGGGAGCAGCCCCGGAATAGCGGTTTTGGGGGACATGCTGGAATTGGGTGAGCAGACGGCAGAGGCCCATCGCTCCATTGGAAGATATATTGCCGGGCTGGGGATAGAATATCTTATCGTTATGGGCGAGTTTGCTCCGGCGTTTATTGCAGAAGGGGCTGTCTCAGGCGGTATGGATAAAGGCCGCATCCTTACCGCGTCCAGCCATGAAGAAGCAGTCAGAATAATCAGGCAAAAAACCTCCGGCCACGATTTTGTGCTGGTCAAAGGATCGCGTCGCATGCGGATGGAAGAGATTGTAAAGGGGCTCCGGGGAGAGGCATAA
- the mraY gene encoding phospho-N-acetylmuramoyl-pentapeptide-transferase yields the protein MLYYLLYPLHVYHTVFNVFRYITFRTIYATLTALLLSFIVGPYLIRRLSELQVGQYIREEGPQSHFSKQGTPTMGGLMIIFAVAASTLLWADLSSHYIWLVLLVTVGFGSIGFLDDYRKVIKKNNKGLGGRYKLAGQLAITLFIGVYLYTHHNFDTRLSIPFFKTIRPDIGWAYIPLAIIVIVGASNAVNLTDGLDGLAIGPTIIAAATYLIFAYLTGHIKIANYLQIAYVPGVGEIAVFCGALVGAGLGFLWFNSYPAQVFMGDVGSLALGGALGTVAVITKHEILLAIVGGIFVVEALSVIFQVGYFKATNGRRIFRMAPLHHHFELKGWPESKVIVRFWIIAILLGLVAISTLKLR from the coding sequence ATGTTATATTACTTACTGTATCCCCTGCATGTATATCATACTGTTTTCAATGTCTTCCGGTATATTACCTTTCGCACTATCTACGCCACGTTGACGGCCCTTTTGTTGTCTTTCATAGTCGGGCCTTATTTGATCAGGCGGCTCAGCGAACTTCAGGTAGGGCAGTATATTCGTGAAGAAGGCCCTCAGTCCCACTTCTCGAAGCAGGGGACGCCCACTATGGGCGGCCTCATGATCATCTTTGCCGTGGCTGCGTCCACGCTCCTGTGGGCGGATTTAAGTAGTCATTATATCTGGTTGGTCTTACTGGTCACCGTCGGCTTTGGCAGCATCGGGTTTCTGGACGACTATCGCAAGGTAATCAAGAAGAACAATAAAGGCCTGGGCGGTCGTTACAAGCTGGCCGGACAATTAGCCATCACCCTGTTTATCGGTGTCTATCTCTATACGCATCATAATTTCGATACCCGCCTCAGCATCCCGTTTTTCAAGACCATCAGGCCTGATATCGGCTGGGCCTATATCCCCCTGGCCATAATAGTTATTGTTGGGGCATCCAATGCCGTCAATCTGACCGATGGGCTGGATGGGTTGGCCATCGGCCCGACCATCATCGCCGCTGCCACCTACCTCATTTTTGCTTACTTAACCGGGCATATTAAGATAGCTAATTATCTGCAGATTGCTTACGTGCCGGGCGTCGGAGAGATAGCCGTATTTTGCGGGGCATTAGTAGGCGCCGGTCTGGGGTTCTTATGGTTTAACAGCTATCCGGCTCAGGTCTTTATGGGTGATGTCGGTTCGCTGGCCTTGGGGGGAGCATTAGGGACGGTGGCCGTGATAACCAAGCACGAAATTTTGCTGGCCATTGTGGGCGGTATATTCGTGGTCGAGGCCCTGTCCGTCATCTTTCAGGTGGGATATTTTAAGGCCACCAACGGCAGACGTATTTTCCGAATGGCCCCGCTCCACCACCACTTTGAGCTTAAAGGATGGCCGGAGTCCAAGGTCATCGTGCGCTTCTGGATTATTGCTATTCTTCTGGGATTGGTAGCCATAAGCACCCTGAAGCTAAGGTAA
- the murD gene encoding UDP-N-acetylmuramoyl-L-alanine--D-glutamate ligase codes for MDLKYKKVLVVGLGASGKESAAFLLERGAKVSVSESAALKDIPADKLAWIEENRIPLEAGGHNMKTFLAAGLIVVSPGVPLEIEPLQAARRAGIPVIGEIELAARFIDTPVIAVTGTNGKSTTTELIGHILAHAGKKIFVGGNIGRPLIGYAGQKQDRDFVVAEISSFQLDTTEFFRPWLGLLLNITEDHLDRYPSFNAYILSKFRIFANQTAGDFAVINDDDPVVTQYVSNIPSRILTFSHKPHGKGAYTEGNGLTCRLDQEAGETYSLEKVKLTGEHNLENIMAAVLAARVCGCTPSAIQEALETFEGLHHRTEFVCEIGGVSFYDDSKGTNVGSVVKSLAGFNRPVILIAGGRDKGGSYAVLEDMVRNKVKALILIGEAGEKIRQTLGHLTRTMEAGTLPEAVRMAYAESAPGDVVLLSPACASFDMFRSYAERGDIFQEAARSLPKQQAAAI; via the coding sequence ATGGACTTGAAATATAAAAAGGTTTTGGTAGTAGGGCTGGGTGCAAGCGGTAAGGAATCTGCCGCGTTTTTGCTGGAGCGCGGCGCTAAGGTCTCCGTATCCGAATCGGCGGCCCTTAAGGATATCCCTGCAGATAAGCTGGCCTGGATTGAAGAGAACAGGATTCCCTTGGAGGCCGGTGGACATAACATGAAGACCTTCCTTGCGGCCGGGTTGATCGTGGTCAGCCCGGGGGTGCCCCTGGAGATTGAACCCCTTCAGGCGGCAAGGCGCGCCGGTATTCCGGTCATCGGGGAGATAGAGCTGGCTGCCCGTTTCATAGATACGCCTGTCATCGCGGTAACCGGCACTAACGGCAAGAGCACGACTACGGAATTAATCGGGCACATCCTGGCGCATGCGGGCAAAAAGATATTCGTGGGCGGCAACATCGGCCGCCCCTTGATCGGCTATGCGGGGCAGAAACAGGACAGGGATTTTGTGGTGGCGGAGATAAGCAGTTTTCAGCTGGATACTACCGAATTCTTTCGACCCTGGCTGGGGCTCCTTTTGAACATAACCGAGGATCATCTGGATCGTTATCCATCTTTTAATGCCTATATCCTCTCCAAGTTCAGGATTTTTGCCAACCAGACAGCCGGTGACTTTGCCGTTATTAACGATGATGACCCTGTGGTGACGCAGTACGTAAGTAACATACCCTCCCGCATACTCACCTTCAGCCATAAGCCGCACGGCAAAGGGGCCTACACGGAGGGGAACGGGCTGACCTGCCGCCTGGATCAGGAAGCCGGGGAGACATATTCATTGGAGAAGGTCAAACTGACGGGCGAACATAACCTGGAAAACATCATGGCCGCCGTGCTTGCGGCCCGGGTGTGCGGCTGTACGCCATCCGCCATACAGGAGGCCTTGGAGACGTTTGAGGGTCTGCATCACCGTACGGAATTTGTCTGTGAGATTGGCGGCGTGAGCTTTTATGATGATTCCAAGGGAACCAACGTGGGTTCGGTGGTCAAGTCCCTGGCCGGGTTCAACCGGCCGGTCATACTGATTGCCGGCGGCCGGGACAAGGGCGGCAGTTATGCGGTATTGGAAGATATGGTGCGCAATAAAGTGAAGGCGCTTATCCTTATCGGCGAGGCCGGAGAAAAGATACGTCAGACCCTGGGACATCTGACCCGGACTATGGAGGCCGGGACGCTGCCGGAGGCCGTGCGCATGGCCTATGCGGAGTCTGCGCCGGGGGATGTGGTACTCCTCTCCCCGGCCTGCGCGAGTTTTGATATGTTTCGTAGTTATGCGGAGAGGGGAGATATTTTTCAGGAAGCAGCCCGGAGCTTGCCAAAACAGCAGGCCGCCGCGATATGA
- the murG gene encoding undecaprenyldiphospho-muramoylpentapeptide beta-N-acetylglucosaminyltransferase, with the protein MYEAKRIRIIVAGGGTGGHLFPGIAVARELMSKGDVSILFVGTDRKINVEALRRYGFSFKTIRAEGIKGRGVVGTVRALAMVPLAILQTLAILRDFRPHLILGVGGYVSGPVTLGGWLMGIKTAIQEQNSIPGLTNRILGRIADRVFISYPESGDYFPGRKAMLTGNPVRKDLLDSVGKNKGVNDRFTVLILGGSQGAHRINEIITAGLAGLNDLKERLYFIHQTGEKDEVWVRDAYRQAGFEATVSAFINDMGWAYGRASVVVCRAGAGTLAELTAIGRPALLIPYPYAANNHQEVNARCLERAGAAKVYLQADLRPDILAGEIKSLYEDQSALKNMAGRSLALGKSNAAALIAEECLKMIGGQ; encoded by the coding sequence ATGTATGAAGCAAAGAGAATACGCATCATTGTAGCCGGGGGTGGAACCGGCGGGCATCTTTTCCCGGGGATTGCTGTGGCCAGGGAACTGATGAGCAAAGGAGACGTGAGCATCCTGTTTGTAGGTACGGACAGGAAAATAAACGTAGAGGCCCTGCGCAGGTACGGGTTTTCGTTCAAGACGATACGGGCCGAGGGTATCAAGGGGCGTGGCGTGGTTGGTACGGTTCGGGCTCTGGCCATGGTCCCTTTAGCGATATTACAGACACTGGCTATTTTGAGAGACTTCCGGCCTCATTTAATCCTGGGCGTCGGCGGTTATGTCTCCGGGCCGGTAACCCTTGGAGGTTGGCTTATGGGAATAAAGACCGCGATACAGGAACAGAACTCCATCCCGGGTCTGACTAATCGTATCTTAGGTCGTATTGCAGACCGGGTATTTATCTCTTATCCGGAAAGCGGAGATTATTTCCCCGGACGAAAGGCCATGCTTACCGGGAATCCGGTACGGAAAGATTTACTGGATTCAGTCGGCAAAAATAAGGGGGTGAACGACCGGTTCACCGTCCTTATCCTGGGCGGCAGTCAGGGCGCACACCGCATAAATGAGATTATAACCGCTGGACTGGCCGGTCTGAATGACCTGAAGGAACGACTTTACTTTATTCACCAGACCGGCGAGAAAGACGAGGTCTGGGTAAGAGATGCTTATCGGCAGGCCGGGTTTGAGGCCACAGTCTCCGCATTTATTAATGACATGGGATGGGCCTATGGCCGGGCAAGCGTTGTGGTATGCAGGGCCGGGGCCGGTACTCTGGCTGAATTGACCGCTATCGGGAGGCCTGCCCTGTTAATCCCTTATCCTTATGCGGCCAATAACCATCAGGAGGTAAATGCTCGCTGTCTGGAAAGGGCCGGCGCTGCCAAGGTATATCTACAGGCCGACCTCAGGCCGGATATTCTGGCCGGGGAGATTAAATCGCTGTATGAAGATCAGAGCGCCCTTAAGAATATGGCGGGCCGGTCATTGGCGCTGGGCAAGTCAAACGCCGCTGCGCTTATTGCGGAAGAGTGTCTTAAGATGATAGGTGGCCAGTAA